One stretch of Dehalobacter sp. DNA includes these proteins:
- the ablA gene encoding lysine 2,3-aminomutase yields the protein MQRNYSDIPLYKNVTEEQWQDWQWQISNRITRIEQLEQVVKLTQDERQGVAVSLKKLRMAITPYYSTLMDPNDEHCPVRRQAIPTIHETKISKFDCSDPLHETADSPVPGLTHRYPDRVLLLITDQCSMYCRHCTRRRFAGQEDKALSLDNIKRAINYIKAHKEVRDVLLSGGDPLCLSDDKLEAIIKSIREIKHVEIIRIGTRTPVVMPQRITDKLCTMLKKYHPIWLNTHFNHPKELTAEAREACEKLIDAGIPLGNQSVLLKGINDCSYIMRDLVQKLVSSRIRPYYLYQCDLSEGIEHFRTPVSVGIEIMEMLRGHTSGLAIPQFVVDAPGGGGKIPVNPQYLISYSPEKVILRNFEGVICAYTEPKNKTHQCQKCGTCGKFKNKESRGLEKLYRDEQVCLIPSVNVRLNKREGFHEYRTRRL from the coding sequence ATGCAAAGAAATTATAGTGATATACCCTTATATAAAAATGTAACGGAAGAACAATGGCAGGACTGGCAGTGGCAGATTTCCAACAGAATCACAAGGATTGAGCAATTGGAACAGGTGGTCAAGCTTACTCAGGATGAGCGTCAGGGAGTGGCGGTAAGTCTAAAAAAATTACGCATGGCAATAACACCCTATTATTCTACACTTATGGATCCAAATGACGAACATTGCCCGGTAAGACGGCAAGCAATTCCAACGATTCATGAAACCAAAATATCCAAGTTCGACTGTAGTGACCCGCTGCATGAAACAGCCGACTCGCCGGTTCCCGGCCTTACTCACAGATATCCCGATCGTGTGCTGTTGCTTATCACTGATCAGTGTTCAATGTATTGCCGCCACTGTACAAGAAGACGATTTGCCGGGCAAGAGGATAAGGCGCTTTCCCTGGATAATATCAAACGGGCAATCAACTATATTAAAGCGCATAAAGAAGTCAGGGATGTGCTTTTGTCGGGCGGGGATCCATTGTGTCTCTCTGATGACAAGCTGGAAGCAATTATAAAATCAATTCGGGAAATTAAACACGTGGAAATAATTCGCATAGGCACTAGAACACCGGTTGTCATGCCTCAGAGAATCACTGATAAGCTCTGCACAATGCTGAAAAAATACCATCCAATTTGGCTGAATACGCACTTTAACCACCCCAAGGAACTGACAGCTGAGGCCAGGGAGGCCTGCGAAAAATTGATTGACGCAGGAATACCTTTAGGCAACCAGTCGGTGCTTCTAAAAGGCATTAACGATTGTTCGTATATTATGCGCGATTTGGTGCAAAAACTGGTAAGCTCCAGAATCAGACCATATTACCTTTATCAGTGTGACCTTTCAGAAGGAATAGAGCATTTCAGAACTCCGGTTTCCGTGGGAATAGAAATCATGGAAATGCTGCGTGGACATACCTCAGGGTTAGCCATTCCACAGTTTGTTGTGGACGCTCCGGGAGGTGGAGGGAAGATTCCGGTCAATCCACAATACTTGATTTCATATTCTCCTGAAAAGGTTATTCTTAGAAATTTCGAAGGTGTGATTTGCGCGTATACAGAACCAAAGAATAAAACGCACCAGTGCCAAAAATGCGGCACGTGCGGTAAATTCAAGAATAAAGAATCTCGGGGATTAGAAAAGTTATACAGAGATGAACAAGTATGTTTGATCCCAAGTGTAAACGTAAGACTCAACAAGAGGGAGGGCTTCCATGAATATAGAACAAGACGACTGTAA
- the ablB gene encoding putative beta-lysine N-acetyltransferase, translated as MNIEQDDCKNFYTNFSGVDMYVDYRNKRLKILSHSLLSELIIKEIIDYSKKENLGKIIANCHKQDLSIFEECGFVAEGIIDGFFQGEDATCMSFFLDKKRENSLYGEKENRIIDYCVKNTNKFELTKNKNYTMRQAVPDDIPQMIQLFQTVFETYPTPIFSREYLQEVMRDYVLFMVAEEGAGIISIASAVLDKRHMNAEITDCATYPKYSGKNILSELIFQLETQLKRNGFATSYSLARANNLGINRSLSKLGYMYRGRLINNCNICGGFEDMNIWVKILSK; from the coding sequence ATGAATATAGAACAAGACGACTGTAAGAATTTTTATACAAACTTTTCGGGTGTGGACATGTACGTGGATTATCGCAATAAAAGGCTTAAAATATTAAGTCATTCTCTTCTGTCTGAGTTGATAATCAAAGAGATTATTGATTATTCCAAAAAAGAAAACCTGGGTAAAATTATTGCGAATTGTCATAAACAAGATCTTAGTATCTTTGAGGAATGCGGATTTGTAGCGGAGGGGATTATCGACGGTTTTTTTCAGGGAGAGGATGCAACCTGTATGTCGTTTTTTCTTGATAAGAAACGGGAAAACTCACTCTATGGGGAGAAAGAAAACAGAATTATTGATTATTGCGTTAAGAATACCAATAAATTCGAGCTGACTAAGAATAAAAACTATACGATGAGGCAGGCCGTTCCGGACGATATTCCCCAGATGATTCAGCTTTTTCAAACGGTATTTGAAACCTATCCAACTCCTATTTTTAGCAGAGAGTATCTTCAAGAAGTCATGCGGGATTATGTATTGTTTATGGTGGCGGAAGAGGGAGCTGGAATTATTAGTATTGCTTCGGCGGTTCTAGATAAACGACACATGAATGCTGAAATAACTGATTGCGCCACTTATCCGAAGTATAGTGGAAAAAACATATTAAGCGAATTAATATTCCAACTGGAAACGCAATTGAAACGTAATGGTTTTGCTACATCATATAGCCTTGCAAGGGCTAATAATCTTGGAATTAATCGGTCATTAAGCAAGCTGGGCTATATGTATCGCGGTAGGCTTATTAACAACTGCAATATTTGCGGCGGTTTTGAAGATATGAATATTTGGGTAAAAATATTAAGCAAGTAA